From Synoicihabitans lomoniglobus, the proteins below share one genomic window:
- a CDS encoding sulfatase family protein has translation MKIKFTVAMGLLAAWAGSISSATTAPIPQEVIINQIQRAKPRNVVFILSDDHRYDAMSFLGHPLAETPNMDRLAHEGAYFPNAMVTTSLCSPSRASIMTGLYTFRHRVADNGTPMDPSIPFFAQYLQQAGYATAFLGKWHMGSDGDEPQRGYDHWVSFPGQGVYYPPTPDYTLNVDGQRVPQKGYITDELTDYAVDWLEQQKPEEKPFFLYLSHKAVHAGFTPAPRDLGRFADRQWTRPALASPHGDWNQNQPRWLRDQRNSWHGIDFPYHTETDLDDLYKAYGETLCGVDDSIGRVMAQLERMGIADETLVIYMGDNGFMFGEHGLIDKRVAYEASIRVPLLMRCPAMFPGGAVIDEVVANIDIAPTIMEVMGLNAPPHFDGRSVVPLLEGQPTDWREQFLYVYYWERAFPQTPTTFALRGDRYKLITYHGIWDADELFDLQSDPAELHNLRYEPEYSKLAYEMETRLFKMMDDLGGTEIPLHPTPARRLRNYRDGDRGGRQAADFPDGLIAKESVGGDH, from the coding sequence ATGAAAATCAAATTTACTGTGGCGATGGGCCTGCTGGCGGCCTGGGCGGGAAGTATCAGCTCGGCGACTACAGCTCCGATTCCCCAGGAAGTGATTATAAACCAGATACAAAGGGCGAAACCGCGCAACGTAGTGTTCATTCTCTCGGATGATCATCGTTACGACGCGATGAGTTTTCTGGGCCATCCGCTGGCGGAAACGCCCAATATGGATCGGCTCGCTCACGAAGGGGCCTACTTCCCCAACGCCATGGTGACTACTTCGCTGTGCTCGCCGAGTCGCGCTTCCATCATGACGGGGCTCTACACCTTTCGCCATCGGGTGGCCGACAATGGCACGCCGATGGATCCGAGCATCCCGTTTTTTGCCCAGTATCTGCAGCAGGCTGGCTACGCGACCGCCTTCCTCGGCAAGTGGCACATGGGCTCGGATGGCGACGAGCCGCAGCGGGGCTACGATCATTGGGTGAGTTTTCCCGGGCAGGGGGTCTATTATCCGCCGACGCCGGACTACACCCTGAACGTCGATGGCCAGCGTGTGCCACAGAAGGGCTACATTACCGATGAGTTGACCGACTATGCGGTGGACTGGCTGGAGCAGCAAAAGCCGGAGGAAAAACCATTTTTCCTCTACCTCTCGCACAAAGCGGTGCACGCCGGATTTACCCCGGCCCCGCGGGATCTGGGTCGATTTGCCGACCGCCAGTGGACCCGCCCGGCGCTGGCATCGCCCCACGGGGACTGGAACCAAAACCAGCCTCGCTGGCTGCGCGATCAGCGTAACAGCTGGCACGGCATCGACTTTCCGTATCATACCGAGACCGATCTGGACGACCTCTACAAAGCCTATGGTGAAACGCTGTGCGGGGTGGATGACAGCATCGGTCGGGTGATGGCGCAGTTGGAGCGCATGGGGATCGCCGACGAGACCCTGGTGATATATATGGGCGACAATGGTTTCATGTTTGGCGAACACGGACTCATCGACAAGCGGGTGGCCTATGAGGCCTCGATCCGGGTGCCCTTGCTCATGCGTTGCCCGGCTATGTTTCCGGGGGGCGCGGTGATCGATGAGGTGGTCGCCAATATCGACATTGCGCCGACCATTATGGAGGTGATGGGCTTGAACGCGCCGCCGCATTTCGACGGGCGCAGTGTCGTGCCCTTGCTGGAAGGGCAGCCGACTGATTGGCGCGAGCAATTTCTCTACGTCTACTATTGGGAGCGGGCATTCCCGCAGACGCCGACGACCTTCGCGTTACGGGGGGATCGCTACAAGCTGATCACCTATCACGGGATTTGGGATGCGGATGAATTATTTGATTTGCAGAGCGATCCGGCAGAGCTGCACAACCTGCGTTACGAGCCGGAGTATTCGAAACTGGCCTACGAAATGGAGACCCGGCTCTTCAAGATGATGGACGATCTGGGTGGAACGGAAATCCCGCTGCATCCAACCCCGGCGCGTCGCCTGCGCAACTACCGCGACGGCGATCGTGGCGGCCGGCAAGCGGCGGATTTTCCGGATGGTTTGATCGCGAAAGAATCAGTCGGAGGCGATCATTGA
- a CDS encoding Ig-like domain-containing protein, whose product MTKTVNPLCKVGIAIAIFLSLTIHLFGGIGTIDSAGWTVLTPSGDSRQIYVSSSGGDDDNDGLSEASALATIDAADALIRDGYPDWILLKRGDTFAQPNLGRWKNGRSAEEPMVLTYYGDSGPRPVIKLTGAFVNWNGQARNHQAFVGLDLYRSISDPGSPDFTNAECGNALIFIAGANNAYNLLVEDCRMRYCAPLPEGQRDTNFLHNVYIRRNIVMNMWAHGTTETDTRVQGMFVRGVVDVYLEENVFHHNGWSEVIAGAGANQFNHNIYMSVHNDGDIVVRGNILSYGAAHGLQLRSGGYATMNAFVGNAISMNIGYPSPPAFYFGPTLVADNVVTDGRPQIPDDTSNPQTGAIWGIWRVELNNVPTVNDNIVANIGDTRGVNMRPFNAMTANELGTGNIAWNWTRDDEPAADPGWLDPTRNGDSYAASLGMNNWAGFMQAVTNRPVHQMPFDLTAYAYNNYVRAGFDKGAVTPPYTYDANAGIAVTGVVISRSSLTMEEGGLDVLTASVTPTDASNPTVQWSSSNPAVATVDSNGTVRAITEGTTIVTVTANDGGFQATCTVTVANIDVTAVSVAPTSASLGINETLLLEATLTPVNPTVPGVVWTSANPAVAAVDGNGVVTGVGAGSTVITVTTDDGGLTATCTVTVTSTVVPGIGSVDADGWTILTPSPDSRMVYVSSSEGDNNFDGLSPSTPKATIDAANALIRDGFPDWMLLKRGDTFPQPNLGRWKNGRGVNEPMVMTYYGETGARPVIKLTQELIYWNGEARNHLAFVGLDLYRSISDPDSPDFTNTSCDLGFSFNAGNNDAYNLLVEDCRLRYCWLIPQGQTSVYFLHNVHIRRNIVMNTWAHGTTEVDNRIQGMFVRGVVDVRLEENLFHHNGWSEVVAGAGANQYNHNIYMSVHNDGEIIVRGNILSYGAAHGLQLRSGGYATMNAFVGNAISMNVGYSSLPAFYDGPTYVADNVVTDGRPQIPDDSSSPQTGAIWGIWRVLLNTVPTIDDNIVANIRDTRGVNMRPFNAMTANELGTGNIAWNWTRDDEPSVDPGWLEPTRNADSFGASLGLTDWAGFIAAASNRPVHEMPFNLTAYAYDNYIRAGFNKGIVAAPYNYSGAPGSVAVTGVSLAPATLALEAGGTQALTATLSPLNATNQAVVWTSSAPGVATVSPSGLVTGVADGSATITVTTSDGGFTANTTVTVSSAPGGAVTGVSVSPTSLSFPVGQVQQLFATVSPANATDPTVTWSTSAPTVATVDANGFVTAVATGTATITATTNDGGFTASAVVAATAAPTGPAGVLFGFDLNNFPGFSSSPTATWDFAPFPLATTDVAGSFSHAHLATVVLSSGPGWVAAGTSSQAGFYRFPFYPGSPDPSDDQAASDAYVEFTINPAAGYSFTLAPTNTLQFNKRVYDSDGSAGLFVRSSLDNYATNLASLTGFGDGGVVSFDLPGFVGINQSVTFRIYVYDADGVIDGFGIRNNGNIVEDLDLVLNGTMAVATVPVSGVSLAPASVGLAAGQTQQLVATVAPANASDPSVVWSSSDPAIATVDTSGVVTAVMDGAATITVTTTDGGFTATTSVTVAPPVSGGVLVGYDMDSFAGFSSTPAETWDYAPHPLATTDVAGSATASNLTTVVLSAGPGWVAAGTNSQAGFYRFRAYPGSADPTSDTVASDAYFEFTLDPAAGYAFTLDATDTLQFRMRVYDNDGTAGFFVRSSVDNYASNLASLTGFGDSTTLSFDLPGFANVESAVTFRVYVYDADGDMGGFSLRNGGNVIGDYDFVINGSVNAATVPVSGVSVAPGSVALAAGQTQQLVATVAPANASDSSVVWSSSDPAIATVDTSGVVTAVTTGGATITVTTTDGGFTATTSVTVAPPAPGGVLVGYDMDSFAGFSSTPTETWDFAPHPLATTDVAGSATAANLATVVLSAGPGWVAAGTNAQAGFYRFRAYPGSADPINDTAASDAYVEFTLDPADGYGFTLDATDTLQFRMRVYDNDGTAGIFVRSSVDNYASNLASLTGFGDSTTLSFDLPGFANVESAVTFRVYVYDADGDMGGFSLRNGGNVIGDYDFVLNGAVNLAGGAGAGGGGETESSLAIVTESLGAGTVGETYTAQIETVGGAGDQAFDLASGALPVGLVLGSDGMISGQPMMAGIASFVLRVADLSGVQTREMTLNVSPGTAAVALSDLSFVYDGTSKSATVTTSPAGLSVGVVYAGNPTSPSHAGSYAVVATVMDANYVGSAAGTLTITAAPATVTLHGLGQSYDGTPREIGVDVVPDGLPVIVGYAGEIDAPRFPGSYEVVAVIDDPNYTGSASGVLKISTGALIRRGPTLNGDIDGSVQVTSAQSVTLNGGASISGDLLMPGTPEVLVQGNALYVGTQAGPGASDPTGHKITLNGNAVTRYIVTQIDPVDLPVVFAPPAPTGTANITLNTTGQNVPDWTVVRSLTLNGNAGVRAVPPGNYDRLTANGNSGFVLGIAGSTEPAVYGLQNLTLNGNSAIQLVGSVVLTLANGVSLNGNVGHIDQADWLTVNIHSGGLTLNGGVMLHGSVVAPNGTVTINGNSAIHGKVVADQLTINGNGYLQEP is encoded by the coding sequence ATGACCAAAACTGTAAATCCGCTTTGCAAAGTCGGTATCGCGATCGCGATCTTCCTATCGCTCACCATCCACCTTTTCGGAGGCATCGGCACCATCGATTCCGCCGGTTGGACGGTCCTGACCCCGAGCGGAGATTCCCGCCAAATCTATGTCAGCAGCTCAGGAGGCGATGATGACAACGACGGCCTTTCCGAGGCGTCGGCCTTGGCCACCATCGATGCCGCCGATGCGTTGATCCGCGACGGGTATCCCGATTGGATACTGCTCAAACGAGGCGATACCTTCGCGCAACCCAATCTCGGTCGCTGGAAGAATGGTCGCAGTGCCGAAGAGCCGATGGTCTTGACCTATTATGGGGATTCCGGTCCGCGTCCGGTGATCAAGCTCACCGGTGCTTTTGTGAATTGGAACGGGCAGGCTCGCAACCACCAGGCCTTTGTCGGCCTCGATCTGTATCGCTCGATCAGCGATCCCGGGTCGCCTGACTTCACAAATGCCGAGTGTGGAAATGCGCTGATCTTTATCGCGGGGGCCAATAATGCCTACAACCTCCTCGTCGAGGATTGCCGCATGCGCTACTGCGCACCGCTGCCGGAAGGCCAGCGGGACACGAACTTCCTGCACAACGTCTATATCCGGCGTAATATCGTGATGAACATGTGGGCGCACGGCACCACCGAGACGGACACCCGGGTGCAAGGCATGTTTGTGCGTGGCGTGGTCGATGTCTATCTGGAGGAGAACGTTTTTCACCACAATGGCTGGAGTGAGGTGATCGCCGGAGCCGGGGCCAACCAATTCAATCACAACATCTACATGTCGGTGCACAACGACGGCGACATCGTGGTGCGCGGCAACATCCTGTCCTATGGGGCGGCCCACGGCCTGCAACTGCGCTCGGGTGGTTATGCGACCATGAACGCCTTCGTCGGCAACGCCATCTCGATGAACATTGGGTATCCCTCGCCGCCGGCCTTCTATTTTGGGCCAACCCTGGTGGCCGATAATGTCGTGACCGACGGGCGCCCCCAGATCCCGGACGATACCAGCAACCCGCAGACCGGAGCCATCTGGGGAATTTGGCGCGTCGAGCTCAACAACGTGCCGACGGTGAACGACAATATCGTGGCCAACATCGGCGACACCCGCGGCGTCAACATGCGGCCTTTCAACGCCATGACGGCCAATGAGCTGGGCACGGGCAACATTGCCTGGAACTGGACCCGTGACGACGAACCTGCGGCCGATCCGGGCTGGCTCGATCCGACCCGGAATGGTGACAGCTACGCCGCATCGCTCGGCATGAACAATTGGGCCGGTTTTATGCAGGCGGTGACCAATCGTCCCGTGCATCAGATGCCCTTCGATCTCACCGCGTATGCCTACAATAACTACGTGCGGGCGGGATTCGACAAGGGCGCGGTGACTCCGCCTTACACCTATGATGCCAACGCGGGCATCGCCGTGACCGGGGTCGTGATTTCGCGGTCCTCGCTGACGATGGAGGAGGGCGGACTGGATGTGCTCACCGCCAGCGTCACGCCCACCGATGCAAGCAATCCCACCGTTCAGTGGAGCTCCAGCAATCCCGCGGTGGCCACCGTGGACAGTAATGGCACGGTGCGTGCGATCACGGAGGGCACGACCATCGTGACCGTGACCGCGAATGACGGCGGCTTTCAGGCGACCTGCACGGTGACGGTGGCGAATATCGACGTCACCGCCGTCAGCGTCGCGCCGACCAGCGCGAGTCTGGGCATCAACGAAACGCTTTTGCTCGAGGCCACCCTCACGCCGGTGAACCCGACCGTTCCGGGCGTGGTCTGGACCTCGGCCAACCCGGCCGTGGCGGCAGTTGATGGCAATGGCGTGGTCACAGGTGTCGGGGCCGGATCCACGGTCATCACCGTGACGACGGATGACGGCGGCCTGACTGCCACCTGCACCGTTACGGTGACCTCGACGGTGGTGCCGGGTATTGGATCCGTCGATGCCGATGGCTGGACGATCCTCACTCCGAGCCCCGATTCGCGGATGGTCTACGTGAGCAGTTCCGAAGGGGACAACAACTTCGATGGGCTTTCCCCGTCCACGCCCAAGGCGACGATCGACGCGGCCAACGCATTGATCCGCGACGGATTCCCCGACTGGATGCTGTTAAAGCGGGGCGACACTTTTCCTCAGCCCAATCTCGGTCGCTGGAAAAATGGTCGCGGGGTGAATGAACCGATGGTCATGACCTATTACGGCGAGACCGGGGCGCGGCCGGTGATTAAATTGACCCAGGAACTTATCTACTGGAATGGCGAGGCACGTAACCACCTGGCGTTCGTCGGGCTCGATCTTTACCGCTCGATCAGCGATCCCGATTCCCCGGACTTCACCAATACCAGTTGCGACCTCGGCTTCTCGTTCAATGCCGGGAACAACGACGCCTACAACCTGCTGGTCGAGGATTGTCGCCTGCGTTACTGCTGGCTCATACCCCAGGGACAGACCTCGGTCTACTTCCTGCACAACGTCCATATTCGTCGTAACATCGTGATGAATACATGGGCGCATGGCACCACCGAAGTGGATAACCGGATCCAGGGTATGTTCGTGCGAGGCGTCGTTGATGTGCGTCTGGAGGAAAACCTCTTTCATCACAATGGCTGGAGCGAGGTGGTCGCTGGAGCCGGGGCCAACCAATACAACCACAACATCTACATGTCGGTGCACAACGACGGCGAAATCATTGTGCGCGGCAATATCCTATCCTACGGGGCCGCCCATGGCTTGCAGCTGCGCTCGGGCGGTTATGCGACGATGAATGCCTTTGTGGGCAATGCCATTTCGATGAACGTCGGCTACTCGTCCCTGCCGGCGTTTTACGACGGCCCCACCTATGTAGCGGATAATGTCGTTACGGACGGGCGTCCGCAGATTCCGGACGACAGCAGCAGCCCGCAGACGGGGGCGATCTGGGGCATTTGGCGGGTGCTGCTCAACACCGTGCCTACGATCGACGACAATATTGTCGCCAACATCCGCGATACCCGCGGCGTCAACATGCGCCCCTTCAACGCGATGACGGCTAACGAACTCGGCACCGGTAACATCGCTTGGAACTGGACGCGCGACGACGAACCGTCCGTTGATCCGGGCTGGCTTGAGCCGACCCGCAACGCCGACAGCTTTGGCGCTTCACTCGGGTTGACCGACTGGGCCGGCTTTATCGCCGCCGCCAGCAACCGGCCCGTGCACGAGATGCCATTCAATCTTACGGCGTATGCTTACGACAATTACATCCGCGCGGGCTTTAACAAAGGCATCGTCGCGGCGCCCTATAACTACTCCGGGGCTCCGGGGAGTGTGGCCGTGACCGGAGTGAGCCTGGCGCCCGCGACGCTGGCTCTCGAGGCAGGCGGCACGCAGGCGCTCACCGCGACTCTTTCGCCGCTCAATGCCACCAATCAGGCGGTGGTTTGGACCTCCAGTGCTCCTGGCGTGGCCACGGTGAGCCCCAGTGGTCTGGTGACCGGTGTGGCGGATGGCAGTGCGACCATCACGGTCACCACCAGCGACGGTGGTTTTACGGCCAATACCACGGTCACGGTATCGTCCGCCCCTGGCGGTGCGGTGACGGGTGTGAGTGTTTCGCCGACGAGTCTATCCTTCCCGGTCGGCCAGGTGCAGCAGTTGTTTGCGACGGTGTCGCCCGCCAACGCCACCGACCCAACGGTGACTTGGAGCACCAGTGCGCCGACGGTCGCCACCGTCGATGCCAACGGCTTCGTCACGGCGGTCGCGACGGGCACCGCGACCATCACGGCAACCACCAACGATGGCGGGTTCACAGCGAGCGCGGTGGTGGCAGCGACGGCCGCTCCGACCGGCCCGGCCGGGGTGTTGTTTGGTTTCGACCTGAACAATTTTCCCGGCTTCAGCAGCAGTCCGACCGCGACGTGGGACTTTGCGCCCTTCCCGCTCGCGACGACCGATGTGGCGGGCAGCTTCAGTCATGCCCACCTGGCCACCGTCGTATTGTCGTCAGGTCCGGGCTGGGTCGCGGCGGGAACCAGTTCTCAGGCGGGATTCTATCGTTTCCCCTTCTATCCGGGTTCGCCGGATCCGAGCGACGATCAAGCCGCGTCGGATGCTTACGTCGAGTTTACCATCAACCCGGCGGCGGGCTACAGTTTCACTCTCGCACCCACGAATACGCTGCAATTCAACAAGCGAGTCTACGACAGCGACGGCTCGGCCGGTCTCTTCGTGCGCTCCAGTCTCGACAACTACGCCACCAATCTGGCGTCCCTGACCGGCTTCGGTGATGGCGGCGTGGTGAGTTTCGATCTGCCGGGATTTGTGGGTATCAACCAGTCGGTTACGTTCCGGATCTATGTTTATGATGCGGATGGTGTCATCGACGGTTTTGGCATTCGAAACAATGGCAACATTGTCGAGGATCTCGACCTCGTGCTCAATGGCACGATGGCGGTGGCAACCGTGCCCGTGAGTGGGGTGAGCTTGGCTCCGGCCAGCGTGGGATTGGCAGCCGGCCAAACCCAGCAACTGGTTGCCACGGTGGCTCCGGCCAATGCCAGTGATCCCAGTGTGGTTTGGAGCAGCAGTGATCCGGCTATCGCCACGGTGGATACGAGTGGGGTGGTGACTGCGGTGATGGACGGAGCCGCCACCATCACTGTGACGACGACCGATGGTGGTTTCACCGCCACCACAAGTGTCACGGTGGCACCGCCTGTTTCCGGTGGGGTGCTGGTCGGCTATGACATGGACAGCTTCGCGGGCTTCAGCTCGACCCCGGCAGAGACGTGGGACTACGCTCCGCACCCGCTGGCGACGACTGATGTTGCCGGTAGCGCGACGGCGTCCAACCTGACGACCGTGGTTCTATCCGCGGGGCCGGGTTGGGTTGCGGCCGGGACGAATTCCCAGGCCGGATTCTACCGGTTCCGCGCCTACCCGGGTTCGGCTGATCCGACGAGCGATACAGTGGCTTCAGATGCCTACTTCGAGTTCACATTGGACCCGGCCGCGGGCTATGCCTTCACGCTTGATGCGACGGATACACTGCAATTCCGGATGCGGGTCTACGATAACGATGGCACGGCTGGCTTTTTCGTGCGCTCCAGCGTCGACAACTACGCGAGCAACCTCGCCAGCCTGACCGGTTTCGGGGACAGCACGACGTTGAGCTTCGATCTGCCCGGTTTCGCCAATGTCGAGTCGGCCGTCACCTTCCGGGTGTATGTTTACGATGCGGATGGTGACATGGGCGGCTTCTCGCTGCGCAACGGGGGCAACGTGATCGGCGACTATGACTTTGTCATCAACGGCTCGGTCAACGCGGCGACCGTGCCCGTGAGTGGGGTGAGTGTGGCTCCGGGTAGCGTGGCATTGGCAGCCGGCCAAACCCAGCAACTGGTTGCGACGGTGGCTCCGGCCAACGCCAGTGATTCCAGTGTGGTTTGGAGCAGCAGCGATCCGGCTATTGCGACGGTGGATACGAGTGGGGTGGTTACGGCGGTGACGACCGGTGGAGCGACGATCACGGTTACCACCACCGACGGAGGTTTCACCGCCACCACAAGTGTCACGGTGGCGCCCCCAGCTCCTGGTGGGGTGCTGGTCGGCTATGACATGGACAGTTTCGCGGGCTTCAGTTCGACCCCGACGGAGACGTGGGATTTTGCCCCGCACCCGCTGGCGACGACTGATGTCGCCGGCAGTGCGACGGCGGCCAACTTGGCGACCGTGGTTCTGTCCGCAGGGCCGGGTTGGGTTGCGGCCGGGACGAATGCCCAGGCCGGATTCTACCGGTTCCGCGCCTACCCGGGGTCGGCAGATCCGATAAACGATACGGCGGCTTCAGATGCTTACGTCGAGTTCACATTGGACCCGGCCGACGGCTATGGCTTCACGCTCGATGCGACGGACACGCTGCAATTCCGGATGCGGGTCTACGATAACGATGGCACCGCTGGTATCTTTGTGCGGTCGAGTGTCGACAACTATGCGAGCAACCTCGCCAGCCTGACCGGTTTCGGGGACAGCACGACGCTGAGCTTCGATCTGCCCGGTTTCGCCAATGTCGAGTCGGCTGTCACCTTCCGGGTGTATGTTTATGATGCGGATGGTGACATGGGCGGCTTCTCGCTACGCAACGGGGGCAACGTGATCGGCGACTATGACTTTGTCCTCAACGGCGCGGTCAATCTGGCGGGCGGTGCTGGTGCTGGTGGTGGAGGTGAGACTGAAAGCTCGCTGGCTATCGTGACGGAATCTCTCGGGGCCGGAACCGTTGGCGAAACCTACACCGCACAGATCGAGACGGTCGGTGGCGCGGGTGACCAGGCGTTTGATTTGGCATCGGGAGCACTGCCTGTCGGTCTGGTGTTGGGATCTGATGGCATGATCTCGGGCCAACCGATGATGGCCGGGATCGCGAGTTTCGTGCTGCGGGTCGCCGATTTGTCAGGGGTGCAAACCCGGGAGATGACACTCAATGTATCGCCCGGGACTGCCGCCGTCGCGCTCTCTGACTTAAGCTTCGTCTATGACGGGACCTCGAAATCCGCCACGGTTACGACCTCGCCCGCGGGGTTATCGGTGGGTGTCGTCTACGCAGGGAACCCAACATCACCCAGCCATGCCGGTAGTTACGCGGTGGTGGCGACAGTGATGGATGCCAACTACGTGGGTTCGGCCGCAGGCACGCTCACGATCACGGCGGCCCCTGCGACGGTTACGCTGCATGGTCTGGGCCAGTCCTACGATGGCACGCCGCGTGAAATCGGGGTGGATGTCGTTCCCGACGGTTTGCCCGTCATCGTGGGCTACGCCGGAGAGATTGACGCCCCGCGGTTCCCCGGGTCCTACGAGGTCGTGGCGGTGATTGACGACCCGAATTACACGGGCTCGGCGAGCGGGGTGCTCAAAATATCGACGGGAGCGCTGATCCGTCGCGGGCCGACGCTGAACGGCGATATCGACGGTTCGGTGCAGGTCACCTCGGCGCAGAGTGTCACCTTGAATGGGGGCGCCTCGATTAGTGGCGATCTGTTGATGCCCGGCACTCCTGAGGTTCTGGTGCAAGGCAACGCGCTCTATGTCGGCACGCAGGCGGGACCGGGAGCGTCCGACCCGACGGGGCACAAAATCACGCTGAACGGCAACGCGGTTACCCGCTACATTGTCACGCAGATCGATCCGGTTGATCTGCCGGTGGTGTTCGCTCCACCTGCTCCGACCGGCACGGCAAATATCACCCTCAACACCACCGGACAAAACGTGCCTGATTGGACTGTGGTCCGGAGTCTCACCCTCAACGGCAACGCCGGAGTAAGAGCCGTGCCGCCGGGTAACTATGATCGGCTCACAGCCAATGGTAATAGTGGTTTTGTGCTCGGCATTGCCGGGTCGACGGAGCCTGCCGTCTACGGGTTGCAGAATCTCACGCTTAATGGAAACAGTGCGATCCAACTCGTCGGCTCGGTCGTGCTCACGTTGGCGAACGGGGTGAGTCTCAACGGGAATGTGGGCCACATCGATCAGGCGGATTGGCTGACGGTGAATATCCATTCCGGCGGTTTGACGCTAAACGGGGGTGTCATGCTGCATGGTTCCGTCGTAGCGCCAAATGGCACGGTGACGATCAATGGCAATAGCGCGATCCACGGCAAAGTCGTCGCCGATCAGCTCACAATCAACGGTAATGGCTATCTGCAGGAACCGTAG